From the Leptospira sp. WS60.C2 genome, one window contains:
- a CDS encoding OmpA family protein — MQKWKLKIVLLGVIIFLILPGSILFGQGFDRGNLIVYGMGAGGLGNNSGSLQKQVFNNNFPGYLALNTVSTDIASRYLSYAFYTGFTEDRARLSSRGGEIGVEYGIFKYFGIGLSATNQVITAANFRTLDTRLVSVAALSANSVSNQLTYLNNGDLAQLFLQKRRDVYNALSADLNLFYHMNPNSAFDPYLKIGAGYGSESLYGGTTNRVFGALGMRYHFTDRFFVSAEVEHANTYIVFYNIPSSGYRNKGNYEETAGKLGFGMSFSLGKKENNTMEESPKKVIDSVLSDSNQISNTNIPESKLERFVFFASEIFDLPSSRIHLEGRARLDAIARSLENEFKEFDILIITYTSPYKEDLPGNYENYDVGFERAQAISRVLKEKGVSPKRIIDSTQGSALYTVESKEKVVIELRKKIK, encoded by the coding sequence ATGCAGAAATGGAAGCTAAAAATTGTCTTGCTAGGTGTTATTATTTTCCTCATTCTACCTGGTTCGATTTTATTCGGACAGGGATTTGATCGAGGGAATTTGATTGTTTACGGAATGGGTGCAGGTGGTCTCGGAAACAATTCTGGATCTCTCCAAAAGCAAGTGTTTAACAACAATTTTCCTGGTTACCTTGCATTGAATACAGTTTCGACTGATATTGCTTCACGGTATCTCAGTTATGCGTTCTACACTGGATTCACAGAAGACCGAGCAAGGTTATCGAGCCGTGGTGGGGAAATTGGGGTTGAATATGGGATTTTTAAATACTTTGGCATTGGACTTTCTGCAACCAACCAAGTGATCACTGCTGCCAATTTTAGAACATTGGATACAAGACTTGTATCTGTAGCTGCGTTATCTGCTAATTCAGTGTCCAATCAACTTACTTACTTGAACAATGGTGATTTAGCACAATTGTTTTTACAAAAAAGGCGAGATGTGTATAATGCTTTATCCGCCGATCTCAATTTATTCTATCATATGAATCCCAATAGTGCTTTTGATCCCTACTTAAAAATTGGTGCTGGGTATGGATCAGAGAGTTTATATGGAGGGACAACCAATCGCGTATTTGGTGCACTCGGTATGCGTTATCATTTTACAGATCGTTTTTTTGTCAGTGCAGAAGTGGAACATGCGAATACCTACATCGTATTTTATAACATACCAAGTTCAGGCTATCGTAACAAAGGGAATTATGAAGAAACTGCAGGAAAGCTAGGTTTCGGAATGAGTTTTTCTTTGGGAAAAAAAGAAAACAATACAATGGAAGAATCTCCAAAAAAAGTCATTGATAGTGTTCTCTCTGATTCCAACCAAATTTCCAATACAAACATACCAGAATCGAAACTCGAACGATTTGTATTCTTTGCGAGTGAAATCTTTGACTTACCTTCGAGTCGTATCCATTTAGAAGGAAGAGCAAGACTTGATGCCATTGCTAGAAGTTTGGAAAATGAGTTTAAGGAATTTGATATTCTCATCATTACATATACTTCGCCATACAAAGAAGACCTTCCTGGAAATTATGAAAATTACGACGTAGGCTTTGAAAGGGCACAAGCAATCTCAAGGGTACTAAAAGAAAAAGGTGTAAGTCCCAAAAGGATCATTGATTCCACGCAAGGTTCAGCCTTGTATACGGTGGAATCAAAAGAAAAAGTTGTGATTGAACTTCGAAAGAAAATTAAGTAA
- a CDS encoding NAD(P)/FAD-dependent oxidoreductase gives MKYKVVIIGAGYAGILCANRLEKQNQNVEISIISDSLLFQERIRFHEYASGKTGKMVPVENLLRKKIEFLHGKVSKIEPNANFIQLETLNGMSPITYDYLVVATGSSGIRFVSQKENSIQSKEALERFRYSKNPKDINDLCIIGAGLTGIELAAEWKESFPKTRVTLIDRNQFGKSFSQKGKLHLETALETLGVKILDSQMIESISSHQIMFRNKTKETFDTLVNCTGFQSSRMLKESGFLTNEANQIYVDSFLRSKQFSNVFVCGDAAKLEHSTIRMGCVTALPMGAYVADSISNTILGKKISPFSFHFFGRCVALGRKNGLIQFTHGDDSAKEFVIQGKLAAVLKEAVNRFTIFSIKMEKYLPFRFYIWPKGNSEYTENREITEGNQSVAGETQS, from the coding sequence ATGAAATATAAAGTTGTGATCATCGGCGCAGGGTATGCAGGAATTCTTTGTGCCAATCGTCTAGAAAAACAGAATCAGAATGTGGAAATTTCAATCATATCGGATTCCCTCCTATTTCAGGAGCGTATCCGATTCCATGAATATGCATCTGGGAAAACGGGGAAAATGGTACCCGTCGAGAACCTATTGCGAAAAAAAATTGAATTCCTTCATGGCAAAGTTTCAAAAATCGAACCCAATGCCAATTTCATTCAATTAGAAACTTTGAATGGAATGAGCCCTATTACATATGATTATTTAGTTGTGGCAACAGGAAGTTCTGGAATTCGTTTTGTATCACAGAAAGAAAATTCCATTCAATCTAAGGAAGCGTTAGAACGATTTCGATATTCTAAAAATCCAAAAGATATCAACGATCTCTGCATCATTGGGGCCGGACTAACAGGGATTGAATTGGCCGCGGAATGGAAAGAATCCTTTCCCAAAACAAGAGTGACCCTTATCGACAGAAACCAGTTTGGAAAATCATTCTCGCAAAAAGGAAAACTACATTTAGAAACGGCTCTGGAAACTTTAGGAGTCAAAATTCTGGACTCACAAATGATAGAATCCATCTCTTCCCATCAAATCATGTTCCGAAACAAAACGAAAGAGACTTTTGATACATTGGTAAATTGTACTGGGTTTCAATCTTCCCGGATGTTAAAAGAATCGGGATTTCTCACGAATGAAGCAAATCAAATCTATGTGGACTCATTTTTACGTTCTAAACAATTTTCCAATGTTTTTGTCTGTGGAGATGCCGCCAAATTAGAACATTCCACTATACGAATGGGTTGTGTAACGGCTTTGCCGATGGGTGCCTATGTTGCAGATAGCATTTCGAACACAATTCTTGGAAAAAAAATTAGCCCATTCTCATTTCATTTTTTTGGAAGATGTGTTGCTCTTGGAAGAAAAAATGGTCTCATCCAATTCACTCATGGGGACGATTCTGCAAAGGAATTTGTCATCCAAGGTAAACTTGCCGCGGTGTTAAAAGAAGCAGTGAATCGGTTTACCATTTTTTCAATCAAAATGGAGAAATACCTCCCATTTCGATTTTACATTTGGCCAAAAGGGAATTCAGAATATACTGAAAATAGGGAAATAACCGAAGGCAACCAATCTGTTGCAGGAGAAACACAAAGTTGA
- a CDS encoding malate:quinone oxidoreductase — protein sequence MKEKDTIRTKSDVILIGAGIMSATLGVLLKELNPHLTITVLERLDAAARESSNAWNNAGTGHSAFCELNYTIEKEDGSIETKKALQIAESYEISKEFWGFLSGIKQIIDPEDFIHSVPHYSFVWGEENVRFLEKRFHALKDYELFQGLTYTEDKQTISKWLPLVMQGRDPNQKVAATRMDLGTDVNFGTLTRSMFKYLESFSDVHVHYFEDVKDLERSKNGLWHLTSHNLQTHEKEHHEAKFVFIGAGGGSLPLLEKSDIPEAAGFGGFPVSGQWLRCKNRNIIKEHFAKVYGKANVGSPPMSVPHLDTRLIEGKKELLFGPYAGFTTKFLKRGSYLDLVKSLEFDNIFPMLSAGMHNLPLTKYLISQALQSHEDRIEALREYFPEVKSEDWELVIAGQRVQVIKKDEEEGGVLEFGTEVVAAKDGSLAALLGASPGASTSVSIMLEVLSDCFPKEMESNEWKDKLKEMIPSFGLSMKENTGLCSASRKRTEELLGLKTLVT from the coding sequence ATGAAAGAAAAAGATACAATTCGAACCAAGTCCGATGTCATTCTCATTGGAGCAGGAATCATGAGTGCCACTTTGGGGGTGCTATTAAAAGAACTCAATCCCCATCTAACCATTACTGTTTTAGAACGCTTAGACGCAGCCGCGAGAGAAAGTTCCAATGCATGGAACAATGCAGGCACTGGCCACTCTGCATTTTGCGAATTGAACTACACAATTGAAAAGGAAGATGGTAGTATCGAAACCAAAAAGGCCTTACAAATTGCCGAATCCTATGAAATTTCTAAGGAATTTTGGGGATTTTTATCAGGAATCAAACAAATCATCGATCCAGAAGATTTCATCCATTCTGTTCCTCATTATAGTTTTGTTTGGGGAGAGGAAAACGTACGTTTTCTTGAAAAACGTTTCCATGCCTTAAAAGACTACGAATTGTTCCAAGGGCTCACTTACACAGAAGACAAACAAACCATTTCAAAATGGCTTCCACTCGTGATGCAGGGCAGAGATCCAAACCAAAAAGTGGCCGCAACACGAATGGATTTAGGAACAGACGTAAATTTTGGAACACTCACAAGATCTATGTTTAAATACCTTGAGAGTTTTTCCGATGTTCACGTCCACTACTTCGAAGATGTAAAAGATCTAGAAAGAAGTAAAAATGGACTCTGGCATCTAACATCGCATAACCTACAAACACATGAAAAAGAACACCACGAAGCAAAATTTGTATTCATAGGTGCTGGCGGAGGTAGTCTTCCCCTCCTTGAAAAATCAGACATCCCAGAAGCAGCAGGATTTGGTGGATTCCCTGTGAGTGGACAATGGTTACGATGTAAAAACCGAAACATCATCAAAGAACATTTCGCTAAAGTGTATGGAAAAGCCAATGTGGGTTCACCACCGATGTCTGTTCCTCACCTTGATACAAGACTCATCGAAGGGAAAAAAGAATTATTGTTTGGACCTTACGCTGGTTTTACAACCAAGTTTTTAAAAAGAGGCTCTTACTTAGATTTGGTGAAATCATTAGAATTTGATAATATATTTCCAATGTTGTCGGCAGGAATGCACAACCTTCCTTTGACCAAATATTTGATTAGCCAAGCCTTACAATCTCACGAAGATCGAATTGAAGCTCTGAGAGAATATTTCCCAGAAGTGAAGTCTGAAGATTGGGAACTAGTCATTGCTGGCCAAAGAGTGCAAGTCATCAAAAAAGATGAAGAAGAAGGTGGAGTCTTAGAATTTGGTACGGAAGTCGTTGCTGCAAAAGATGGATCACTTGCGGCACTTCTCGGAGCAAGTCCAGGAGCATCTACATCGGTTTCTATTATGTTGGAAGTTTTATCGGATTGTTTTCCAAAAGAAATGGAATCGAACGAATGGAAAGACAAACTAAAAGAAATGATACCAAGTTTCGGTTTATCAATGAAAGAGAATACAGGCCTCTGTTCTGCGAGTCGCAAACGAACAGAGGAATTACTTGGATTAAAAACTCTAGTTACTTAA
- a CDS encoding ATP-binding protein has product MNPKILRFLPALLILSFVGCLPHNKPIPPKAQAGILDVSSWNFERDGNVPLDGEWNIYWKSFGPFETSQEQIYTTVPGKWTNNSQTPYPNGYATLHLKILVGSNPNSFYLQNGVTRNAFRILVGNETVYESGKIGFDESSEKASINIQSIALPSQKDGVIDLYVQISCYHYHVCGIATPYYIGTRGNINKSYFEAISRDIFILASLGTLALFHFVLFLFWKDEKIHLYFSFVCFLASIRILSIGETRMIYNYLPMGVYEIIIRISGITFILLSISFTRYIQEVYPDQKYRYIYRINYVIALLLSFAIPFTITIYSKVQSFHFILILLGLLTFLFPITHGVMLRKPGAKFFLLSLVTTMLLFSLDILTEFARKGNAYLTQYGFLVFGLSQAIFIADRMIQNFRNREKLKQEKELALAEVKFKSAFLSTMSHEIRTPMNGILGMTQMFGQTNLTDEQKEYLNLIQFSGENLLLLVNDILDLTKLEAGKFELRNETIPLPKFLNDIVQLFRTKISVDDVKIELVFLNEIPSKILTDQRRFTQIMSNLLSNAVKFTEKGKITVTASSKSIDANHSNLTIQVKDTGIGIPNQKLEELFEPFVQIHSHLSEKTTGTGLGLTITRKIVEEMSGTILVASELGVGSTFTIEIPIEHGKEETTSNQESVHHNILKSSEWDKNLATNFPIKILVADDDSINLKVTSMFLKKLGYRAQLAENGARALESVKTETPDLIFLDVQMPDMNGIQVTREIRKNKNLAKQPVIIALTANVMEEEKERCLQSGMDDFMTKPLLLQELVYMIKKWSKGQ; this is encoded by the coding sequence ATGAATCCAAAAATCCTCCGGTTCTTACCTGCGCTACTGATCCTTAGTTTTGTGGGATGTTTACCACATAACAAACCAATTCCACCAAAGGCACAAGCAGGAATTTTGGATGTAAGCTCATGGAATTTTGAAAGGGACGGAAATGTTCCGTTAGATGGAGAGTGGAACATCTATTGGAAATCCTTTGGTCCATTCGAAACGTCGCAGGAACAAATTTATACAACCGTACCAGGGAAGTGGACAAACAATTCTCAAACTCCTTATCCGAATGGATACGCTACCTTACATTTGAAGATCTTAGTTGGTTCCAATCCAAACTCATTCTATCTACAAAATGGAGTGACTCGAAACGCATTTCGAATTCTCGTAGGCAACGAAACTGTGTATGAATCTGGAAAAATTGGATTTGATGAAAGTTCGGAAAAAGCAAGTATCAATATCCAATCGATAGCACTTCCCTCGCAAAAGGATGGAGTGATTGATTTATATGTGCAAATCTCTTGTTATCACTACCATGTATGCGGAATCGCAACTCCATATTACATTGGAACAAGAGGCAATATCAATAAATCTTATTTTGAAGCAATAAGTCGAGACATCTTTATTTTAGCATCGCTTGGAACTCTTGCACTATTCCATTTCGTATTATTTCTATTTTGGAAGGATGAAAAAATACATTTGTATTTTTCTTTCGTATGTTTTTTAGCTTCGATACGAATCTTGAGTATTGGTGAAACTCGGATGATTTATAATTATCTTCCCATGGGTGTGTATGAAATTATCATTCGAATTAGTGGGATTACCTTTATACTACTATCAATTTCTTTTACAAGATACATTCAAGAAGTATATCCCGACCAAAAGTATCGCTATATTTATCGAATCAATTATGTTATCGCCTTACTCTTATCTTTCGCAATTCCATTCACCATTACCATTTACTCAAAAGTGCAATCGTTTCATTTTATCCTAATACTATTGGGATTATTAACATTTTTGTTTCCAATTACACACGGTGTGATGCTACGTAAACCTGGTGCCAAATTCTTTTTGCTTTCACTGGTAACAACGATGCTTTTATTTTCGCTCGATATTCTCACAGAATTCGCAAGAAAAGGAAATGCGTATCTAACGCAGTACGGATTCTTAGTGTTTGGTTTGTCGCAAGCAATCTTCATTGCCGATCGGATGATTCAAAATTTCAGGAATCGGGAAAAGCTGAAGCAGGAAAAGGAATTAGCTCTTGCCGAAGTGAAGTTTAAATCAGCTTTTTTGTCCACGATGAGTCATGAAATCAGGACACCAATGAATGGGATCTTGGGAATGACCCAAATGTTTGGCCAAACAAATTTAACAGATGAACAAAAGGAGTATCTAAATTTAATCCAATTTAGTGGTGAGAATTTATTATTACTTGTGAATGATATTCTAGATTTAACCAAACTAGAAGCAGGAAAATTTGAATTACGAAATGAAACCATTCCGCTTCCCAAATTTTTAAATGATATTGTGCAACTTTTCAGAACTAAAATTAGTGTTGATGATGTAAAAATCGAGCTAGTCTTTTTAAATGAAATTCCATCCAAGATTCTAACAGACCAAAGGCGATTCACTCAAATCATGTCCAATTTACTGAGCAATGCTGTAAAATTTACTGAAAAAGGAAAAATCACAGTTACCGCATCTTCCAAATCAATTGATGCTAATCATTCAAACTTAACCATTCAAGTGAAGGATACAGGCATAGGGATTCCAAATCAAAAACTGGAAGAACTGTTCGAACCATTTGTCCAAATTCATTCTCATCTCTCCGAAAAAACAACAGGAACAGGTCTTGGACTTACCATCACAAGAAAAATTGTGGAAGAGATGTCTGGCACAATCCTTGTTGCATCAGAATTGGGTGTCGGATCCACTTTTACCATTGAGATCCCGATCGAACACGGAAAAGAGGAGACAACCTCAAACCAAGAATCCGTTCATCATAATATTCTTAAATCTTCTGAATGGGACAAAAACTTAGCAACCAACTTCCCTATCAAAATATTGGTTGCAGATGATGACTCAATCAATTTAAAAGTCACATCCATGTTTCTAAAAAAGTTAGGCTACAGGGCACAACTCGCAGAAAACGGTGCACGTGCACTCGAATCTGTAAAAACAGAAACTCCCGATCTTATTTTTTTAGATGTACAAATGCCAGATATGAATGGAATCCAAGTCACAAGAGAGATCAGGAAAAATAAGAATTTAGCAAAACAGCCAGTGATCATCGCTTTGACAGCAAATGTTATGGAAGAAGAAAAAGAGAGATGTTTACAGTCTGGAATGGACGATTTTATGACAAAACCACTGCTCTTGCAAGAATTGGTTTATATGATTAAAAAATGGTCGAAGGGACAATAA
- a CDS encoding SDR family NAD(P)-dependent oxidoreductase codes for MKQTMVVGATSDIGVHVAYALAKRGHSLTLTGRNKEKLSDLKHKIISEFSVSVDTYELDITEMNSFDAFYTSLPQKPDFVFVLVGYYEDQNLAREDWHELNRTIQINFTGVAALVNHLSLEMESRNSGSITVVSSVAGVRGRKLNYIYGSAKAGLTTYLSGLRSLLHSHGVHVGTILLGPVYTKMSFGHKLMPWLTLKPEDAGEKIVKAGLGKKDQVYIRWPWRFIMLVIRLIPEWLFKRLPAF; via the coding sequence ATGAAACAGACAATGGTTGTGGGTGCGACTTCGGACATTGGAGTGCATGTAGCGTATGCATTAGCGAAACGAGGTCATTCTCTGACACTTACTGGGAGAAATAAAGAAAAACTTTCGGACTTAAAACATAAGATCATTTCCGAGTTCTCTGTTTCTGTTGATACTTACGAATTGGATATCACAGAGATGAATTCTTTTGATGCTTTTTACACATCTCTCCCACAAAAACCTGATTTTGTTTTTGTGTTAGTTGGTTACTATGAAGACCAAAACCTAGCTAGGGAAGATTGGCATGAACTCAACCGAACCATACAGATTAATTTTACGGGTGTTGCTGCTCTCGTAAATCATCTCTCTCTGGAGATGGAATCACGAAACTCCGGAAGTATTACTGTTGTTAGTTCCGTTGCAGGAGTTCGAGGAAGAAAACTCAATTATATTTATGGAAGCGCCAAGGCAGGACTCACCACTTATCTTTCTGGATTACGCTCCCTACTCCATTCCCATGGGGTTCATGTGGGAACGATCCTCCTCGGCCCCGTGTATACGAAAATGTCATTTGGTCACAAATTAATGCCATGGCTGACGTTAAAACCAGAGGATGCAGGGGAGAAAATCGTGAAAGCTGGTCTAGGTAAAAAAGACCAAGTTTACATTCGATGGCCTTGGCGTTTCATCATGTTAGTGATTCGACTCATTCCTGAATGGCTTTTTAAGCGATTACCTGCCTTTTAA
- a CDS encoding sigma factor, with protein sequence MNDLELFLEWKPYLFSIAYRITGSYADSEDILQESYLRWLSLDHSKIQNSKSYLGTIVARLAFDLLKKASRKKETYIGPYLPEPIPEKIEGVNDEKMNFAFLVLLETLNPFERAVFILRESFDFDFETISQIIGKTPIYSRKILSRAKQALKKRKKKFEPDTKLHEKLLIEFSLACVKRDTKSLSKLLREDVIAYADGGGKVHAARIPIPGIIRVISYVKQTTKTASKNTSVYFGFANGIPAIIGYDANDLPKFVQIFSKNGDQIQEIFTIVNPEKLKAFQNKEQLKQLGYIRKPNLITFLYWDFRNKFIALYRSIARY encoded by the coding sequence TTGAATGACTTGGAACTATTTTTAGAGTGGAAACCTTATTTATTTTCCATAGCGTATCGAATCACAGGGAGTTATGCGGATTCGGAAGATATATTACAAGAGAGTTATCTACGATGGCTCTCTTTGGATCATTCCAAAATCCAAAACTCAAAATCTTATCTCGGAACGATTGTGGCGAGGCTTGCTTTTGATCTTTTAAAAAAAGCATCTAGAAAAAAAGAAACATACATAGGTCCATATTTGCCAGAACCAATTCCAGAAAAAATCGAAGGTGTGAACGATGAGAAAATGAACTTTGCCTTTCTTGTGCTTTTGGAAACCTTAAATCCTTTTGAAAGAGCCGTTTTCATTTTACGAGAATCATTTGATTTTGATTTTGAAACCATTTCTCAGATCATTGGGAAAACACCCATCTACTCTCGAAAAATTTTAAGTCGCGCCAAACAAGCATTAAAGAAGCGCAAAAAAAAATTCGAACCTGATACGAAATTACACGAAAAACTCCTGATTGAGTTTAGTTTAGCCTGCGTGAAACGAGATACCAAATCCCTTTCCAAATTACTGCGAGAGGACGTGATCGCCTACGCTGATGGAGGCGGCAAAGTACATGCGGCAAGAATTCCGATTCCTGGAATCATTCGTGTCATTTCTTATGTAAAACAAACAACAAAAACCGCTTCAAAAAATACCTCAGTCTATTTTGGATTTGCAAATGGAATCCCTGCCATCATCGGTTACGATGCAAATGATTTGCCGAAATTTGTGCAAATTTTCTCAAAGAATGGCGATCAAATCCAAGAGATTTTCACCATTGTAAATCCTGAAAAATTAAAAGCATTTCAAAACAAAGAACAATTAAAACAACTAGGTTACATACGAAAACCGAATCTCATTACCTTTTTGTATTGGGATTTTAGGAATAAATTCATTGCGCTCTATCGGTCGATTGCAAGATACTAG
- a CDS encoding metallophosphoesterase, producing MKAFFLFLSILTSLLGFIYYYATFRLISGLSLSGPIVTMILAGIGALVLLVPITYIFSRISKREKTQTFFAYVSFTNFGFFSILFTLVLLMDLLRVIDIGVISDYSEFLFSTLLQFGFPIDGVTEIKSFSLAFSTIIVATALSSLGFYNAHVRLRLKRTNIPVRNLHPDLENLKIVQISDVHIGPTIKENFLRRVVKRINAQTPDIVVITGDLVDGPAATLKQHLKPLADLQSKYGTFYVTGNHEYYSGILSWLPEIESLGIQILLNANKILNIGKAKLLVAGVTDLTAGSLLKSHQTSPKRAMEGGEDTDYKILLAHQPNSVYEANSVGFDLQISGHTHGGQFFPGNVLIYLAQKFVAGLHRYKDTLIYVSRGTGYWGPPFRLGAPSEISLLTLIQE from the coding sequence GTGAAAGCTTTCTTTTTATTTCTCTCGATTCTCACATCCTTACTTGGCTTTATTTATTATTACGCAACATTTCGTTTGATCTCTGGATTATCCCTCAGTGGTCCCATTGTCACTATGATTTTAGCGGGAATCGGCGCTTTGGTTCTACTTGTTCCAATCACCTATATCTTTAGCAGGATTTCCAAACGCGAAAAAACGCAGACATTTTTTGCCTATGTCTCTTTCACAAACTTTGGCTTCTTTTCCATTTTGTTTACCTTAGTTCTTCTCATGGATTTACTTCGGGTCATTGATATTGGGGTCATTTCTGATTATTCAGAGTTTTTATTTTCCACCTTACTTCAGTTTGGATTTCCAATCGATGGTGTCACTGAAATCAAAAGTTTCAGCTTGGCTTTTTCCACCATAATTGTCGCGACGGCCTTAAGCTCTCTTGGTTTTTATAATGCACATGTGCGTCTGCGCCTAAAACGAACGAACATTCCCGTTAGAAATTTACATCCCGACTTAGAAAATTTAAAAATTGTCCAAATATCAGATGTTCATATTGGACCAACGATCAAAGAAAATTTTCTTCGTAGAGTTGTGAAAAGGATCAATGCCCAAACTCCTGACATTGTTGTGATCACGGGTGATCTAGTGGACGGACCGGCCGCAACCCTAAAACAGCATTTGAAACCACTTGCTGATCTCCAATCAAAATATGGAACATTTTATGTAACCGGGAACCACGAATACTATTCGGGAATCTTGTCCTGGTTGCCAGAGATAGAATCCTTAGGTATTCAAATCCTTCTCAATGCAAATAAAATTCTAAACATCGGCAAAGCCAAACTCCTTGTGGCTGGCGTCACAGACTTAACGGCAGGTTCTCTGTTAAAATCCCACCAAACGAGCCCTAAACGAGCCATGGAAGGTGGCGAAGATACGGATTACAAAATCCTTCTGGCCCACCAGCCGAATAGTGTTTATGAAGCCAATTCTGTTGGGTTTGATTTACAGATCTCTGGCCACACACACGGTGGACAATTCTTCCCAGGAAACGTTCTCATCTACTTGGCACAGAAGTTTGTCGCTGGTCTCCATCGATACAAAGACACACTTATCTATGTCAGTCGGGGAACAGGCTATTGGGGGCCACCGTTTCGCTTGGGTGCGCCTTCCGAAATTTCTTTGTTAACACTCATACAAGAATAA